Sequence from the Deltaproteobacteria bacterium genome:
GACTGAGGGCGAAATTTATTTTGACGGGCAGCGGATTGATAACCAGTCACCCCTGGAGATCGCCAAACGGGGAATCGCTTATGCCATGGAAGGGCGACGCCTCTTTCCCTATATGACGGTTTTGGAAAACCTGGAAATGGGGGCCTTTCTCCGGAAGAACAAGTCGGAAATTCAGGAAGAGCTGAACCAAATATTTCAGCGATTCCCGATCCTGAAGGCCCGTCAAAAACAATATGCAGGAACCCTGAGCGGCGGGGAGCAGATGATGCTGGCCATCAGCCGGGCCTTAATGGCCAACCCCAGACTCCTTTTGCTGGACGAACCGTCTCTGGGTCTGGCCCCTCTGGTGGTCAGGGAGATCGGCCACATGATCAGAGAGATCAACCAGCGCAAGGTCACCATCCTCCTGGTGGAACAAAATTCCAAGCTCGGTCTGGGAGTGGCCCGGAAAGGGTATGTGTTGGAGGTAGGTAAAATCGCCCTGGAAGGCGATAGTCAGGACCTGTTGGAAAATGAGCATGTTAAGCGGACTTATCTGGGTGGCTGATTTAGTGCGAAAATAAAAATCAAGAATCCAGAATTCAGGAGTCAGAATTCAGAATGTAGCACAGTCGCCCGCGGCAAGCGGGCGCCACGAATCGTGAAAATGGGTTTTCCCGTACCTTGAACCCTGAACCTTGAACCTTAAACCGTAATTTTGAATTAAAGGAGGGTGTCTTATGAAAAGAGGAATTGGGATTTACGGAGTTTTTATCCTGGCTGTGCTGATCGGTTTG
This genomic interval carries:
- a CDS encoding ABC transporter ATP-binding protein, with the protein product MTLLALRNIRVHYGQVEALKGVSINVEEGSIVSLIGANGAGKTTTLKSIFGLKKLTEGEIYFDGQRIDNQSPLEIAKRGIAYAMEGRRLFPYMTVLENLEMGAFLRKNKSEIQEELNQIFQRFPILKARQKQYAGTLSGGEQMMLAISRALMANPRLLLLDEPSLGLAPLVVREIGHMIREINQRKVTILLVEQNSKLGLGVARKGYVLEVGKIALEGDSQDLLENEHVKRTYLGG